The Achromobacter deleyi region ATCGGGGGCTGGATGACATAGCCGCTGACGGTGGTCAGCTGACCGTTCTGGTCGCGTTGCAGCGCGCCGTCGCGGGTGTAGGCCTGCGTGCCGTCGGGCAATTCGATCTGCAGGAAGCCGCGGCCGTTGATGGCGATGTCCATCTCGCTGCCGGTGTTGTTCAGGTTGCCGGACGTATGGATACGCTCGGTCGCGGCCACGCGCGCACCCGTGCCCAGCTGCAGGCCGGACGGCAGTTGCGTGGCGTCGCCCACCTGGGCGCCAGGCTGGCGCAGCGTCTGGTACATCAGGTCCTGGAACACGGCGCGGCCGCGTTTGAACCCGTTGGTGGAGACGTTGGCCAAGTTGTTCGAAATCACGTCCATGGAGGTCTGCTGACCTTCCAGGCCCGTCTTGGCAATCCACAGCGAACGCATCATGATGAAGTACTCCAGGTGCCCGCGGCCCGGCCGCGAGCGGATAGTTATTTAGATCAGGCGCTGACGGACAAGATGCCGTTGGCGCGTTCGGCATTGCGGTCCGACTGCTGAATCACCTGCATCTGCTGCTCGAAGCGGCGGGCATTTTCGATCATGCCCACCATCGACGCCATCGGATTGGTGTTGCTGCCTTCCAGCACGCCCGACAGCACGCGCAGGGCGGGGTCGGCGGGCAACGGAGGCGCCGGCTGGCCGTTGACCGGAGCCCTGCGGAAGACGCCGTCGTCACCGTGCACCAATTGCGCGTTGGGCGCATTGACCAGCTTGAGCCGGCCCAGGTTCAGGATGTTGTTGGGCGCGTCGCCCGCGCCGATGGCGGTGATCGTGCCGTCCGACGTGATGGTCAGCGCAGCCCGGTCGGGCACGTCGATGGCGCCGCCCTGCTCCGACAGCACGGGCTGGCCCAAAGACGTTTGCAGCAGTCCGTTGACACCGACCTGCAGGCTGCCGGCGCGGGTATAGGCCTCGCCCTGGGGCGTCTGCACCGCGATCCAGCCGTCTTCGCCGGCCAGCGCCACGTCCAGGTCGCGGCCGGTGGTCTGCATGGTGCCCATCTGGAAGCTGTTGCCAGGCGTGGACGCCACCGTCGAAACGCGCGTAGGCAGACTCACCCCGTCCGTCACCGGAACCGAGCGGTACAGCGCGATCTGCTCGCGAAAGCCCGCCGTATTCACGTTGGCCATGTTGTTGGAGAGCGCGGCCTGATGCTCAGTGATCCGCGCTGCGCCATTCATGGCGGTGTAGATGATTCGATCCATTGCCTATTCCGTCGGTGTCGTCGCGTGCCTGTCAGGCATTACTTCAGGTTCATCAGGACTTGCATGATTTCGTCCTGGGTCTTGATGGTTTGCGAGTTGGCCTGGTACGTGCGCTGGGCAATGATCATGTTGACCAGTTCCTTGCTCATGTCGACGTTGGACGATTCCGTGGCCTGGCCGACCACCGTGGACATGCCGTTGGAGCCGGGCTGGCCCAGGATGGGCTGGCCGGATGCCGACGTTTCCTTCCAGGCGTTGTTGCCCACGGGCTGCAGGCCCTGCAGGTTGGCGAAGTCCGCCAGCACGATCGTACCGACCACCTGGGTTTCGCCGTTGGTGTAGCTGGCCACCAGGCTGCCGTCGCTGCCGATGTTGATGCCGCTGAATTCGCCGGACGTATAGCCGTCGGGCTTGGCAACCAGCTTGTAGTTGCTGCCGTACTGGGTGGTGCCCGTGTAGTTGACGGCGATGCTCAACGGATCGGCCGGGGTGGACGTGCCGCCGGGCTGAGCAAAGCTCAGGGTCACGGTCGGAGCGCTGGTCAGCGTGCCGGCATTGTTGAACGTGAATTTTTGCGGATTGCCCCAAACGCCGCCGGCTTCGGTCGTCGGCGCCATGGCCTGGCCGTCCATGGTGTAGTAGACGTCGTACACGCTTCCCGTGGCATCGGCCGGACGCTTGACGAAGTACTGCATGACCTGGTGCGAGTTGCCCAGCGAGTCGAATACGGTCATGGGCGACGCGTTGGTGTAGCTGCCGGAGATCTTGGGATCGAACGGCTTGCCGACTTCGGTGGTGGGCGCCACGTACTCAGCGTAGCCGCCCATCAGCTTGATGTCTCCCGTCACCACACCACCCGCAATTGTCACGGTATTCGCGCCGTTCGTGTACGTGTTGTCGGGCGGAACCACCGGTGCTGCCACGGGCCCCCATTGCAGCGTGCCCGCCAGATCGCGCGTGAACGTGTACGGAACGCCGCCCAGC contains the following coding sequences:
- the flgG gene encoding flagellar basal-body rod protein FlgG, whose translation is MMRSLWIAKTGLEGQQTSMDVISNNLANVSTNGFKRGRAVFQDLMYQTLRQPGAQVGDATQLPSGLQLGTGARVAATERIHTSGNLNNTGSEMDIAINGRGFLQIELPDGTQAYTRDGALQRDQNGQLTTVSGYVIQPPMNVPDNALSITIGNDGIVSVTQPGAAGVNVQIGQLQIATFINPTGLQSIGENLYLETDASGPANLLQPGVDGAGSIMQNYVETSNVNVAEELVNMITTQRAYEMNSKAVKTSDEMLARLTQL
- a CDS encoding flagellar basal body rod protein FlgF is translated as MDRIIYTAMNGAARITEHQAALSNNMANVNTAGFREQIALYRSVPVTDGVSLPTRVSTVASTPGNSFQMGTMQTTGRDLDVALAGEDGWIAVQTPQGEAYTRAGSLQVGVNGLLQTSLGQPVLSEQGGAIDVPDRAALTITSDGTITAIGAGDAPNNILNLGRLKLVNAPNAQLVHGDDGVFRRAPVNGQPAPPLPADPALRVLSGVLEGSNTNPMASMVGMIENARRFEQQMQVIQQSDRNAERANGILSVSA
- a CDS encoding flagellar hook-basal body complex protein, coding for MGFGQGLSGLNAAAQNLDVIGNNIANSGTVGFKSSTTSFADVYASSRVGLGVKVAAISQRFTVGTVNGGGGEYDIAIDGAKGMFRVTDQSGAVMYTRNGEFLVDKNNFIVNAQGYRMTGYPAGAIGANPVELQLPTANVAPKATATATTVANLDANAKVIYETDTITDVGSAGTVTLGGVPYTFTRDLAGTLQWGPVAAPVVPPDNTYTNGANTVTIAGGVVTGDIKLMGGYAEYVAPTTEVGKPFDPKISGSYTNASPMTVFDSLGNSHQVMQYFVKRPADATGSVYDVYYTMDGQAMAPTTEAGGVWGNPQKFTFNNAGTLTSAPTVTLSFAQPGGTSTPADPLSIAVNYTGTTQYGSNYKLVAKPDGYTSGEFSGINIGSDGSLVASYTNGETQVVGTIVLADFANLQGLQPVGNNAWKETSASGQPILGQPGSNGMSTVVGQATESSNVDMSKELVNMIIAQRTYQANSQTIKTQDEIMQVLMNLK